In Candidatus Sysuiplasma jiujiangense, the following are encoded in one genomic region:
- a CDS encoding alkaline phosphatase family protein has translation MENHSFDNIFGSYPSGGNSSAENITSQLTVPDNLLTAGGLSNLTAVRPGVFSTPDPVEGYTAYHLDWNGGKMNGFRLNSGVQSLTYYTSSQLAIEWDIAEQYAIGDMYFSSALTATMPNRLYGIAGYSPVINDYGPPPYIPYSETIFSELNRYHVSWGYYVYDPTLGTIILDYVYGVSAYSSNIRSWTSFFGELQNNTLPAVSYLEPIGLGVTGYSQHPSDNMLAGELWLTFILQKIMFSPEWNSTAVFINYDEGGGFYDNVPPPSIDGQQLGFRVPLILVSPYAKEDYISNTPMNHASLLAFIDYNWNMPPLNRFVSLSDVPLDMFTFYSLHAAQPRPPINVNFADLQIPASLHFPISALPSVSLSGTFPVQPQFPFSSLPYSRTGSSNFNLSQLHQPPYVAHDMPYAPFFESGSFVAASIIALSLVAVVTYSKAGKDH, from the coding sequence ATGGAGAATCACAGTTTCGACAACATCTTCGGTTCATACCCTTCGGGCGGCAATTCTTCAGCCGAAAACATCACCTCCCAGCTCACGGTGCCCGATAACCTGCTGACAGCCGGCGGCCTTTCCAACCTCACCGCGGTCCGGCCAGGTGTGTTTTCTACCCCTGATCCTGTTGAAGGGTATACTGCCTACCATCTCGACTGGAACGGCGGTAAAATGAACGGATTCAGACTGAATTCCGGTGTACAGTCGCTGACATACTACACTTCCTCCCAGCTCGCAATAGAGTGGGATATTGCGGAGCAGTATGCAATAGGTGACATGTACTTTTCAAGTGCGCTGACCGCGACAATGCCAAACAGGCTGTACGGCATTGCAGGCTATTCCCCCGTGATAAACGACTATGGCCCACCTCCGTACATCCCGTATTCGGAAACGATATTCTCAGAACTCAACAGATACCATGTTTCATGGGGCTACTACGTCTATGACCCCACGCTCGGAACAATCATCCTCGACTATGTCTACGGTGTTTCAGCATATTCTTCAAACATACGGAGCTGGACCTCCTTCTTCGGCGAACTTCAGAACAACACACTGCCGGCTGTCAGCTATCTCGAACCTATAGGACTCGGCGTGACAGGCTACAGCCAGCATCCTTCAGACAACATGCTTGCCGGTGAGCTGTGGCTCACTTTTATTCTGCAGAAGATAATGTTCAGCCCTGAATGGAACAGCACGGCTGTGTTTATAAATTATGACGAGGGTGGAGGATTTTATGACAATGTCCCCCCGCCATCCATTGATGGCCAGCAGCTTGGCTTCAGGGTTCCCCTGATCCTTGTTTCCCCGTATGCAAAGGAAGATTATATTTCGAACACACCGATGAATCACGCTTCGCTCTTGGCGTTCATCGATTACAACTGGAACATGCCGCCATTGAACAGATTTGTCTCCCTGTCGGATGTGCCTCTGGATATGTTCACATTCTATTCCCTTCATGCGGCTCAGCCGAGACCTCCCATAAATGTCAATTTTGCAGACCTCCAGATCCCGGCATCGCTACATTTTCCCATCTCTGCATTGCCATCGGTTTCGCTGTCAGGGACATTTCCGGTCCAACCGCAATTTCCCTTTTCCTCACTGCCTTATTCAAGAACAGGCTCTTCAAATTTCAACCTGAGCCAGTTGCATCAGCCGCCATACGTCGCGCACGATATGCCGTATGCTCCGTTCTTTGAATCCGGCAGCTTCGTCGCCGCGTCAATCATTGCATTATCGCTGGTTGCGGTTGTAACCTATTCCAAGGCAGGCAAGGATCACTGA
- the ribB gene encoding 3,4-dihydroxy-2-butanone-4-phosphate synthase has translation MIHEPLESQILAAAEELKAGNIIFVHDSSSRENEVDMVASAYMCTPEMISTMRERAGGLICSAIGNEVAANIHLPFMHEILELSHEKYPDLTSMIETRTPYGGRPAFSISVNHRDVFTGVSDGERCMTIRQIGNVAKLAAEGRDANSEFYSKLKSPGHVPLLIEARNSLAERRGHTELSIRLARIAGLPPATVVCEMLDSRTHKSLDLEKARRIAGELKLPIIEGEMLQ, from the coding sequence ATGATACACGAACCACTGGAAAGCCAGATATTGGCAGCAGCAGAGGAGCTGAAAGCGGGAAACATCATATTTGTCCATGACTCATCTTCGAGAGAGAACGAGGTAGACATGGTTGCGTCGGCCTATATGTGCACCCCTGAGATGATTTCAACAATGAGGGAGAGAGCAGGAGGATTAATTTGCTCTGCAATAGGGAACGAGGTTGCGGCCAACATACATCTGCCATTCATGCATGAAATACTCGAACTTTCACATGAAAAATATCCGGATCTCACTTCCATGATAGAGACAAGAACGCCATACGGCGGCAGACCTGCCTTCTCCATATCCGTCAATCACAGGGATGTCTTCACCGGTGTCAGTGACGGCGAAAGATGTATGACAATCAGGCAGATAGGCAATGTTGCGAAACTCGCGGCCGAAGGGAGAGATGCGAACAGTGAGTTCTATTCAAAGCTCAAATCTCCCGGCCATGTGCCTCTTCTGATTGAGGCAAGGAATTCGCTCGCGGAGAGACGCGGGCACACAGAACTTTCAATCAGGCTCGCCAGGATTGCTGGACTGCCACCGGCTACAGTGGTCTGCGAGATGCTTGACTCCCGCACGCACAAATCACTTGATCTGGAGAAAGCAAGAAGAATTGCCGGTGAACTGAAGCTTCCGATCATCGAGGGCGAGATGCTTCAATGA
- the ribH gene encoding 6,7-dimethyl-8-ribityllumazine synthase produces MKGKREDIRAAIVCSTFNEDITSRMFEAAVRECDRQHMEVKASCRIPGVFDMPLFVDTLLLRRDVDCAITLGAVIKGETDHDDLIARTTAAAIVNIALKRGKPVALGITGPGVSWEQAEARAEEYAIRATAAAAEMVRTLRTMPHAEDRGMMKTNG; encoded by the coding sequence ATGAAAGGGAAGCGGGAAGATATCCGGGCAGCAATTGTCTGCTCGACGTTTAATGAAGACATAACCTCCAGGATGTTTGAGGCTGCGGTAAGGGAATGCGACCGCCAGCATATGGAGGTAAAGGCATCATGCAGGATTCCCGGAGTTTTCGACATGCCACTCTTCGTGGACACTCTACTCCTGAGGAGGGATGTTGACTGTGCCATTACCCTTGGGGCAGTAATAAAGGGCGAAACTGACCATGATGACCTCATTGCAAGAACTACAGCTGCTGCAATTGTGAACATTGCACTGAAGCGGGGCAAGCCGGTGGCCCTGGGTATTACCGGCCCGGGCGTGTCATGGGAGCAGGCGGAGGCGAGGGCAGAGGAATATGCCATCAGGGCGACAGCGGCAGCAGCTGAAATGGTCAGAACACTGAGAACCATGCCGCACGCAGAAGACAGAGGCATGATGAAGACAAACGGTTGA
- a CDS encoding amidohydrolase family protein — MEKPQESILIQNTTVLEGCELKLLESVDIFIDGGTITDVAESGNADYSKNGIGRVIDGRGTVVIPGFVNAHVHLNDAPLKDAGAGMTLEEMVHPVSGLKRSGMLKYSMEERLRSVSSALAEMAQSGITGAIDFHEEDYSIIARLKASLPSASPAVQFLGRPAVYFSEKEIVENLMLETDEIDEGRQRLEPFDGIALSGCNEYSDGAMEQIHGMAKGRMTGIHAAETIRSDRLSRKMTGESEVKRAIEHLKPDFFVHLTHADDDDLRMISKQAIGSVICPRSNALFGAGIPPVGKLMALKIPVALGTDNLMLNSTDMFREMDFASKVADIASGEPGTVEDVEVLKMATLNGANLMSRGRSHGCIEAGGKADLVVIDLKSERMEGTNDVVSAIVHRAGISDIMYTVKAGKIIYERHCRGRGVG; from the coding sequence GTGGAGAAACCGCAGGAAAGTATACTGATACAAAACACAACTGTGCTTGAGGGGTGTGAACTGAAACTTCTCGAATCTGTTGACATCTTCATTGATGGCGGCACTATAACGGATGTAGCCGAATCAGGCAACGCAGATTATTCAAAGAACGGGATAGGCAGAGTAATCGACGGCCGCGGAACTGTTGTCATCCCGGGATTCGTAAATGCACATGTGCACCTAAATGATGCACCGCTGAAGGATGCAGGCGCAGGAATGACGCTTGAGGAGATGGTGCATCCGGTCAGCGGGCTGAAGCGGTCTGGCATGCTGAAGTACAGTATGGAAGAGAGACTGAGGAGCGTTTCTTCGGCCCTGGCAGAAATGGCGCAATCCGGCATAACAGGTGCCATAGATTTTCATGAGGAGGATTACAGCATCATAGCACGATTGAAGGCATCGCTGCCGTCTGCTTCGCCTGCGGTACAGTTTCTTGGAAGACCGGCTGTCTATTTTTCGGAAAAGGAGATAGTGGAAAACCTGATGCTTGAAACTGACGAAATTGACGAGGGCAGACAAAGGCTCGAGCCTTTTGACGGAATAGCACTGAGCGGCTGCAACGAATACAGCGACGGAGCCATGGAACAGATACACGGAATGGCCAAAGGAAGGATGACCGGAATACATGCCGCCGAAACCATAAGATCTGACAGACTATCAAGGAAAATGACAGGGGAGAGCGAAGTAAAGAGGGCAATCGAGCATCTGAAGCCTGATTTTTTTGTACACCTCACGCATGCTGATGATGATGATCTCCGCATGATCTCAAAACAGGCAATAGGATCTGTAATCTGCCCGAGATCAAATGCGCTGTTTGGAGCCGGCATCCCGCCCGTCGGGAAGCTCATGGCATTGAAAATACCGGTTGCGCTGGGAACAGACAACCTCATGCTGAATTCCACGGACATGTTCAGGGAAATGGATTTCGCGTCAAAGGTGGCAGATATTGCTTCGGGTGAGCCTGGGACTGTCGAAGACGTCGAAGTGCTCAAAATGGCGACGCTAAACGGTGCAAACCTGATGAGCAGGGGCAGAAGTCATGGATGCATAGAGGCGGGAGGCAAGGCAGATCTCGTAGTGATCGATCTTAAATCAGAAAGAATGGAAGGAACGAACGATGTTGTGTCGGCAATCGTTCACAGAGCCGGCATCAGCGATATCATGTATACAGTAAAGGCGGGTAAAATTATTTACGAAAGACATTGCAGGGGAAGGGGGGTGGGGTGA
- a CDS encoding riboflavin synthase, whose protein sequence is MFTGIVEGTAIVVGAYRREGNMRLSVRFRSNGRAYRTGESIAINGACLTAASVRKDTVSFDVIAETLRKTNLGEITKGDVVNFERSMRSADLIGGHLVAGHIDGTGKISEIENEGGSVRMTVRVQKNIGSMISEKGFVAVDGVSLTPADVSESRFSLYLIPETRRRTTFGVREVGDRVNIEIDIFAKYIKKFVDVRMNT, encoded by the coding sequence ATGTTCACAGGCATCGTGGAAGGAACTGCGATCGTAGTCGGTGCATATCGGCGGGAAGGAAACATGCGCCTGAGCGTGAGATTCAGGAGCAATGGAAGGGCCTACAGAACAGGAGAGAGCATCGCCATAAACGGTGCATGCCTCACTGCGGCTTCAGTCAGGAAGGATACAGTTTCATTCGACGTGATTGCCGAAACACTCAGAAAGACGAATCTGGGGGAGATCACAAAGGGCGACGTGGTAAACTTTGAAAGGAGTATGAGAAGTGCGGACCTGATTGGAGGACATCTCGTCGCCGGTCACATAGACGGAACCGGGAAAATATCGGAGATAGAGAATGAGGGCGGCTCTGTCCGGATGACAGTCCGGGTCCAGAAGAATATAGGCTCGATGATTTCAGAGAAGGGATTCGTTGCCGTTGACGGCGTAAGCCTCACTCCCGCGGATGTTTCAGAGAGCAGATTCAGCCTGTATCTAATTCCGGAAACCAGAAGGAGGACCACGTTTGGCGTAAGGGAAGTAGGAGACAGGGTAAATATTGAAATTGACATATTTGCGAAATACATAAAAAAGTTTGTAGACGTCCGGATGAACACGTAA
- a CDS encoding tetratricopeptide repeat protein has product MAYDIEFGCRALINVIVSRETRQRMAEGNIQKLPEKRLLEYINSLIDLGWVKEERGDKKDSDYVVYAFTEKGRRIYENPSELLNLSDAEQEHVSLLRRLDALKRDDSISMMPQTLMALSDLCLGNGRYDSALMYAMDLHKRAEELKSTFFVGEASILMGRVENARGELESSLKYFINATDAFNRIGEVSREADSLRYAGGVLLKMGDYKQAMMMFEQSKDKFFHIRHMMGVAKAKANLGILHSLTKNYDTAENYWKNALEFFEALEDKESQTKILNNLGAMLIMTKKYDEAVNYLRKAITISREDKNKYSECIGILNFAYANAKLGKYEIARQAVDSINNALKEGFDTYLLAYNELVMAIYTTYRGSWNEAEKRFLAAIRFATTSGNAELISECHEEYGRALMQKNERERAATEFTASVSVSESIAITELRKGLSNGT; this is encoded by the coding sequence ATGGCGTACGACATAGAGTTTGGCTGCAGGGCGCTGATAAACGTTATTGTCTCGAGGGAAACGAGACAGCGAATGGCAGAGGGAAATATACAAAAATTGCCAGAAAAAAGGCTGCTGGAATATATAAACTCACTAATAGATCTGGGATGGGTAAAAGAGGAAAGAGGCGACAAGAAAGATTCAGATTATGTTGTGTACGCATTTACGGAAAAGGGAAGAAGAATATATGAGAATCCATCGGAACTCCTGAACCTGTCGGATGCAGAGCAGGAACATGTTTCCTTGCTCAGGAGACTGGATGCGCTGAAGAGGGACGATTCAATTTCGATGATGCCCCAGACACTCATGGCACTTTCTGATCTCTGCCTGGGCAATGGAAGGTATGACAGCGCACTCATGTATGCAATGGATTTGCACAAAAGAGCGGAGGAACTCAAAAGCACTTTTTTTGTCGGTGAAGCCTCGATACTGATGGGGAGGGTGGAGAATGCCAGGGGAGAACTTGAATCATCGCTGAAATATTTCATAAACGCAACTGACGCATTCAACAGGATAGGTGAGGTATCCAGGGAGGCTGACAGTCTGAGATATGCAGGTGGCGTCTTGTTGAAAATGGGAGATTACAAGCAGGCCATGATGATGTTTGAGCAGAGCAAAGACAAGTTCTTCCACATCAGGCACATGATGGGAGTTGCCAAAGCTAAGGCTAACCTTGGCATACTTCATTCTCTGACGAAGAATTACGATACAGCGGAGAACTACTGGAAGAATGCGCTTGAATTTTTTGAGGCTCTTGAGGATAAAGAGAGTCAGACAAAGATATTGAATAACCTTGGCGCGATGCTTATAATGACAAAGAAATATGATGAGGCAGTAAATTATCTGAGAAAAGCAATAACTATCTCAAGAGAAGATAAAAACAAATATTCAGAATGCATAGGTATTCTCAATTTCGCCTATGCAAATGCTAAACTCGGCAAGTATGAAATTGCAAGGCAGGCTGTTGACTCAATTAATAATGCACTCAAAGAGGGATTTGACACTTATCTTCTCGCATACAATGAACTTGTAATGGCAATTTACACAACCTACAGAGGAAGCTGGAACGAAGCAGAAAAAAGATTCCTTGCGGCCATTAGATTTGCGACCACTTCAGGGAATGCAGAACTCATTTCTGAATGCCATGAAGAGTACGGCAGAGCACTTATGCAAAAAAATGAGCGTGAAAGGGCCGCGACTGAATTTACGGCATCAGTCTCGGTTTCGGAAAGCATCGCTATTACTGAACTTAGAAAAGGTTTGTCAAACGGCACATAG
- a CDS encoding DUF367 family protein — translation MCFSVPRIYAYIAGEDDPKKCTAKKMARFNLATAVRRISALPSEAVVLDPGAPKAVSAEDRSRMEISGIAVLDFSWRNIEESMPSLKFPYRRALPYLVAANPVMYGRPCQLSSVEAVAAALFISGFRDQALEVLSKFSWGMRFIELNREPLGRYASAETSAEVVSIQWDYAGMEDPWSPQKPVHSQK, via the coding sequence CTGTGTTTTTCCGTGCCCCGGATTTATGCATATATTGCAGGAGAAGACGATCCCAAAAAGTGCACTGCAAAGAAAATGGCCAGATTCAATCTTGCAACTGCAGTTCGAAGAATTTCGGCACTGCCTTCAGAGGCGGTTGTCCTTGATCCCGGGGCGCCCAAAGCCGTGTCGGCGGAGGACAGGAGCAGGATGGAAATATCAGGGATTGCAGTTCTTGATTTTTCCTGGCGAAATATAGAGGAAAGTATGCCGTCCCTCAAATTCCCTTACAGGAGGGCATTGCCATATCTTGTTGCTGCGAATCCGGTTATGTACGGGCGGCCGTGTCAGCTCAGCAGCGTCGAAGCTGTTGCGGCTGCATTGTTTATTTCAGGTTTCAGAGATCAGGCCTTAGAAGTGCTTTCAAAATTTTCCTGGGGAATGCGTTTCATTGAGCTCAATCGTGAACCGCTCGGGAGATATGCATCTGCAGAGACGAGTGCAGAGGTGGTATCGATACAGTGGGATTATGCAGGCATGGAAGATCCATGGTCGCCACAGAAGCCGGTTCATTCACAGAAATAG
- a CDS encoding minichromosome maintenance protein MCM, whose protein sequence is MAYSAVIQYSEEALVAKWEEFFNETGLRSQIMILADKYPEERSVMVQFSIIDRFDPDFAVFLLEDPTKSFLASQKAIKNQLAPERQNVLLNLRVTGLPADSHIDIRYLRSKHLGKFVCIEGLVRKVTEVRPRLLSAAFKCVRCDEINIVEQEGMIQREPLECSKCGKGPGATKFTLIPEESTYIDTQKIEVQEPPEGLRGGAQPERLEGHLMDDITGRISPGDRVILNGTLTGVQKTGPQGKSTLFNIMLQVNSAEYREHEYDEIQITQEDIEQIREVASRGDILHEIASSISPTIYGFDFEKEAFTLQLFSGVSKEMQDGTRIRGDIHILLVGDPGLAKSQLLRYMSELAPRGIYASGKSSSAAGLTAAAVKDEFGEGRWTLEAGALVLADKGIACVDELDKMTDYDRSAMHQIMESQIITVAKAGITATLQARCSILGAANPRYGRFEDEQLIADQIDLPPALLSRFDMIFVLKDRPNSAIDRNIADHILKAHRVGEKRKVQRLPEGISEETVTEESKLVEPRFDRQFLRKYVSYAKRINPVLSDDAIKLIQEEYLRIRKMGEGQGASVPITARQLEAYVRLSEASARGRLSTTVEREDADRAIRIVGYYLAKVIGGDIDRIAGEMSHSQRAHVSVILDIVRKGGADGISLEEILAESGRYNISETETQRLVEKLSKAGELFEIRSGIYGLVQK, encoded by the coding sequence ATGGCTTATTCTGCAGTGATTCAGTACAGCGAGGAGGCACTCGTAGCAAAATGGGAGGAATTCTTCAATGAAACGGGTCTCAGAAGCCAGATAATGATCCTTGCAGACAAGTATCCGGAAGAACGGAGTGTGATGGTTCAGTTTTCCATCATAGACAGGTTCGACCCGGATTTTGCAGTCTTCCTGCTGGAGGATCCGACAAAGTCATTTCTTGCCTCACAGAAGGCCATAAAGAACCAGCTGGCACCTGAACGCCAGAACGTTTTGCTCAATCTGCGGGTAACCGGTCTCCCTGCAGACTCCCACATTGACATCAGGTATCTGAGGAGCAAACACCTGGGCAAATTTGTGTGTATAGAGGGACTGGTGAGAAAGGTCACGGAAGTGCGACCAAGGCTGCTTTCTGCGGCATTCAAGTGCGTGCGATGCGATGAGATAAATATCGTAGAGCAGGAAGGTATGATTCAGAGGGAACCACTTGAATGCTCGAAATGCGGCAAGGGACCAGGGGCCACGAAGTTCACTCTCATTCCTGAGGAGAGCACGTACATAGACACACAGAAGATAGAAGTGCAGGAGCCACCGGAGGGGTTGCGTGGAGGGGCCCAGCCGGAAAGACTCGAAGGGCACCTGATGGACGACATAACCGGAAGAATTTCCCCGGGTGACAGGGTAATTCTTAACGGAACACTCACAGGTGTACAGAAAACAGGACCACAGGGAAAATCAACACTTTTCAATATAATGCTGCAGGTCAATTCAGCAGAATACAGGGAACATGAATACGACGAGATCCAGATCACGCAGGAGGATATTGAGCAAATAAGGGAAGTCGCATCCAGAGGCGACATACTGCACGAGATTGCATCGTCGATATCCCCGACCATATACGGCTTCGATTTTGAGAAAGAGGCGTTCACGCTGCAACTGTTCAGCGGTGTATCCAAAGAGATGCAGGACGGTACGCGTATAAGGGGAGATATACACATACTTCTTGTAGGCGATCCGGGACTGGCGAAGAGTCAGCTACTGAGATATATGTCCGAGCTTGCACCGCGTGGCATATATGCCAGCGGAAAGAGTTCGTCCGCCGCCGGACTCACAGCTGCAGCTGTCAAGGATGAGTTCGGCGAAGGGAGATGGACTCTTGAAGCCGGCGCCCTCGTTCTTGCGGACAAGGGAATAGCCTGCGTCGATGAGCTTGACAAAATGACAGACTACGACAGGAGCGCAATGCACCAGATTATGGAGAGCCAGATAATCACCGTCGCAAAGGCGGGCATAACGGCGACGTTACAGGCCCGCTGCTCCATACTGGGTGCTGCCAACCCCCGTTACGGAAGATTCGAGGATGAGCAGCTCATCGCCGACCAGATCGATCTTCCTCCTGCGCTTCTCTCAAGATTCGACATGATATTTGTCCTCAAGGACAGACCTAACAGCGCAATTGACAGGAATATAGCGGATCATATTCTCAAGGCGCACAGAGTGGGTGAAAAAAGAAAAGTCCAGAGACTGCCTGAAGGCATTTCCGAAGAAACCGTTACGGAGGAGAGCAAACTTGTCGAACCGCGATTCGACAGGCAATTCCTGAGGAAATACGTTTCGTATGCAAAGAGAATCAATCCGGTTCTCAGCGACGATGCAATAAAGCTCATACAGGAGGAATATCTCAGAATACGTAAGATGGGCGAAGGGCAGGGCGCATCTGTACCCATAACGGCGAGGCAGCTTGAAGCATATGTGAGACTGTCTGAAGCAAGCGCAAGGGGACGGCTGAGTACCACGGTTGAGCGAGAGGATGCCGACAGGGCAATACGGATTGTCGGTTACTACCTTGCAAAGGTTATCGGTGGAGACATAGACAGGATTGCAGGTGAAATGAGCCACAGCCAGAGGGCCCATGTAAGCGTCATCCTTGATATTGTCAGAAAGGGCGGGGCAGATGGCATATCATTGGAGGAAATACTCGCCGAATCCGGCAGATACAATATAAGTGAGACTGAAACCCAGAGGCTCGTGGAGAAACTGTCCAAGGCCGGAGAATTATTCGAAATCAGGTCAGGTATTTACGGCCTGGTCCAAAAGTGA
- a CDS encoding DUF424 family protein, which yields MPKETILAVCDSEILGCKFSDGEKRIEVYRSFYGEKEIAEENLEKYLVNATIVNLVGQRAVSLAISLGYVDPERILTIGNTVHAQFAVLGR from the coding sequence ATGCCGAAAGAGACAATACTGGCGGTGTGCGACAGCGAAATTCTTGGCTGTAAATTCTCGGACGGAGAAAAGAGAATTGAAGTCTACAGGAGCTTCTACGGCGAGAAGGAAATAGCAGAAGAAAATCTGGAAAAATATCTGGTCAATGCAACGATAGTAAATCTCGTCGGACAGAGGGCGGTATCGCTTGCAATCAGTCTGGGATACGTCGATCCTGAAAGAATACTAACAATCGGAAACACTGTTCATGCCCAGTTTGCGGTTCTCGGGAGATGA
- a CDS encoding HAD family hydrolase, which yields MRRVLKCVMLDFGGTMMYLRKPFEEILNEGNLAVFEFVREHGADVDLGEYTETSRRIFSTFKSFEDAENRDIPDTEKYYAVASELFPDITAAETKKMSQTMSGLFWDIVSKYQLPSRGLADVLKELRNGGKKLGIVSNHHNGASLRNWLSQENFDRFFDAVVVSSEVGFRKPDIRIFKFALSRLGALPGETLFVGDDIRNDIIGARTAGMETVLFCGKPANSNGYESEAKGHAIKNFRELLDII from the coding sequence ATGCGGAGAGTACTGAAGTGTGTGATGCTCGATTTCGGCGGGACAATGATGTACCTGCGAAAGCCGTTTGAAGAAATACTGAATGAAGGCAATTTGGCTGTTTTCGAATTTGTCAGGGAACATGGCGCAGATGTTGACCTTGGTGAATATACGGAAACAAGCAGGAGGATTTTCTCAACATTCAAATCGTTTGAAGACGCAGAAAACAGGGACATCCCGGATACAGAGAAATATTACGCTGTTGCCTCGGAACTTTTTCCGGACATTACTGCAGCAGAGACAAAAAAGATGTCACAGACTATGAGTGGTTTGTTCTGGGATATTGTATCAAAATACCAGCTTCCTTCCCGGGGGCTTGCCGATGTGCTCAAGGAACTCAGGAATGGCGGCAAGAAGCTCGGAATTGTCTCGAATCACCACAACGGAGCCTCGCTGAGAAACTGGCTTTCGCAAGAGAATTTTGACAGATTCTTCGATGCAGTAGTTGTTTCCTCGGAGGTTGGATTCCGTAAACCGGACATCAGAATTTTTAAATTTGCTCTGAGCAGACTCGGTGCGCTTCCAGGCGAGACGCTCTTCGTGGGAGACGACATCAGAAACGACATTATTGGCGCAAGAACAGCAGGAATGGAGACGGTTCTGTTCTGCGGCAAACCGGCCAATTCGAACGGTTATGAATCAGAAGCAAAGGGACACGCCATAAAGAATTTCAGAGAACTTCTGGACATCATTTAA